The following proteins are co-located in the Legionella busanensis genome:
- the epmB gene encoding EF-P beta-lysylation protein EpmB: MRDSFVSWKKILAESFTSSHELLKFLELPVETASTVADKQFKTRVPYSFAARMQKRNPQDPLLLQVLATDFEMDKAANYTEDPLKETESNHLPGLIHKYEGRVLLTFTSICAINCRYCFRRHFPYQDNNPGQAGWKKVIDYLQQDKTIHEVILSGGDPLLASDNVLEAFIKQLETIQHIKILRFHTRIPIVLPERITEDLLKILKSTSLHKVMVLHCNHAQELDNQVKLVCQLLSQAGCTLLNQAVLLKGINNHIDALVNLSKSLFDCGILPYYLHLLDKVLGAAHFDLPLVEARKLYLQLQAKLPGYLVPKLACEEPGKANKTLIGN; encoded by the coding sequence ATGCGAGATTCCTTTGTGAGTTGGAAAAAAATATTGGCTGAAAGTTTTACTTCTTCCCATGAGTTACTTAAATTTCTAGAGTTACCTGTTGAAACTGCTAGCACTGTAGCAGATAAACAGTTTAAAACTAGAGTTCCTTATAGCTTTGCTGCACGTATGCAAAAAAGAAACCCTCAGGATCCCTTATTATTACAAGTATTAGCTACTGATTTTGAAATGGATAAGGCTGCAAACTATACAGAAGATCCTTTAAAAGAAACTGAAAGTAACCACCTACCTGGTTTAATTCATAAGTATGAAGGTCGTGTTTTACTAACCTTTACCAGTATATGTGCCATAAATTGTCGTTATTGTTTTAGAAGACATTTTCCTTATCAAGATAATAACCCCGGGCAAGCAGGTTGGAAGAAGGTGATTGATTATCTTCAGCAAGATAAAACTATTCATGAGGTTATCTTAAGTGGTGGCGATCCATTACTAGCTTCTGATAACGTTTTAGAGGCTTTTATTAAGCAGTTAGAAACAATTCAACATATTAAAATATTACGCTTTCATACTCGAATTCCAATTGTCCTACCTGAGCGAATTACTGAGGATCTATTAAAAATTTTAAAATCCACATCCTTGCATAAAGTCATGGTCTTACATTGTAACCATGCACAAGAATTAGATAATCAAGTCAAATTAGTATGCCAGCTGTTAAGCCAAGCAGGCTGCACTTTACTAAATCAAGCGGTGCTTCTAAAGGGAATAAATAATCATATTGATGCCTTAGTTAATTTAAGTAAGTCTTTATTTGATTGCGGTATACTGCCTTATTATTTACATTTATTAGATAAGGTATTAGGTGCTGCGCATTTTGACTTACCTTTAGTAGAAGCACGGAAGCTTTATTTACAATTGCAAGCTAAACTTCCCGGGTATTTAGTACCAAAATTAGCTTGTGAGGAGCCGGGGAAAGCGAATAAGACATTAATTGGCAATTAA
- a CDS encoding mannose-1-phosphate guanylyltransferase/mannose-6-phosphate isomerase, whose product MHIIPTILCGGAGSRLWPVSRELHPKPFICLSDGQSFLQKAFLRAASIPKINEILTVTNRELFFKTEDEYRGVNQQGLFLSYILEPFGRNTAAAIALAALQVANKYGNEAILLILPADHLINAPDAFQSAIDQAIQLAQDEKLVTFGIKPTLPESGYGYIQIDEDFPLTSVKQKEQTLGYLAKQFVEKPTIEIAQTYLEAGCYFWNSGMFCFTAGTVIKHLQHYCSDIYETAKTCLEQSITIENTKVAQIQLQQEHFAKVPSNSFDYALMEPAAKSTDAIAVIPCDIGWSDIGSWRALGDLSTADTQGNRIQGETLLYNTENCYIQSNDRLISTVGLKNLIIIDTPDAVLVADKEQAQDVRHIYTALKETNHKAYKLHQTVHRPWGNYTILDEGKNFKIKRLEVNPGAKLSLQMHHHRSEHWIVVSGIAQVINGDKELLVRMNESTYIPAGSIHRLGNPGVLNLVIIEVQSGEYLGEDDIVRFEDNYGRL is encoded by the coding sequence ATGCATATTATTCCAACAATTCTTTGTGGTGGAGCTGGTTCGAGGTTATGGCCAGTTTCTCGTGAACTACACCCAAAACCATTTATTTGTTTAAGTGATGGGCAAAGCTTTTTGCAAAAGGCCTTCTTACGCGCAGCCTCTATTCCAAAAATTAATGAGATTTTAACTGTTACGAACCGAGAGTTATTTTTTAAAACAGAAGATGAATACCGAGGTGTTAATCAACAAGGCTTATTTCTATCTTATATTTTAGAGCCTTTTGGTCGCAATACAGCAGCAGCAATTGCTTTAGCAGCATTACAAGTAGCAAATAAATATGGGAATGAAGCTATTTTATTAATTTTACCTGCTGATCATTTAATTAATGCGCCAGATGCTTTTCAAAGCGCTATTGATCAAGCAATTCAGCTAGCCCAAGATGAAAAGTTAGTAACTTTTGGTATTAAACCAACTCTGCCTGAAAGCGGCTATGGGTATATTCAAATTGATGAAGATTTTCCATTAACTTCCGTTAAGCAGAAAGAACAAACGCTTGGATACTTAGCCAAACAATTTGTTGAGAAACCAACTATAGAAATAGCACAAACATACTTAGAAGCTGGCTGCTATTTTTGGAACTCAGGCATGTTTTGCTTTACCGCAGGAACTGTCATTAAGCATTTGCAACATTACTGCAGTGATATTTATGAAACAGCTAAGACCTGTTTAGAACAATCCATTACCATAGAAAACACTAAGGTAGCACAAATTCAATTGCAACAAGAGCATTTTGCCAAAGTACCTAGTAATTCTTTTGACTATGCGCTAATGGAGCCCGCTGCTAAGAGTACAGATGCTATTGCTGTAATTCCTTGCGATATAGGTTGGAGTGATATTGGCTCTTGGCGTGCTTTAGGTGATCTATCGACAGCTGACACGCAGGGCAATCGCATCCAGGGGGAAACACTCTTATATAATACAGAAAATTGTTATATTCAGAGTAATGACCGTTTAATTAGTACTGTTGGCCTTAAAAATCTTATTATTATTGATACACCTGATGCTGTTTTAGTTGCTGACAAAGAACAGGCGCAGGATGTAAGACATATTTATACAGCCCTAAAAGAGACCAATCATAAAGCATACAAATTACATCAAACTGTCCATCGCCCGTGGGGAAATTACACTATCCTAGATGAAGGAAAAAACTTTAAAATTAAGCGACTTGAAGTTAATCCGGGTGCAAAATTAAGTTTACAAATGCACCACCATCGTAGTGAACATTGGATTGTAGTTAGTGGTATAGCACAGGTAATTAATGGTGATAAAGAGTTATTGGTTAGGATGAATGAATCAACCTATATTCCAGCAGGTAGTATTCATAGGCTTGGAAATCCCGGTGTTTTAAATTTAGTTATTATTGAAGTACAAAGTGGGGAATACTTAGGTGAAGATGATATTGTACGATTTGAAGATAACTATGGCCGACTTTAA
- a CDS encoding ATP-grasp domain-containing protein has product MKGWILYKRNRQELTANDHGVNRFLAVANKLQIELEVFKPEQFELIVAKPKDQIILLDGKKTSLPDFIIPRLGAETSYHALNVIRQLELLGVCSINTSKAIETVKDRMRVGQLLTYYQLPVPKTMTLNFPIPLETIKKEIGFPLVIKNMTSARGIGVSLCETIESFQDLMGLLGNQFNQQLVIQEFIANSYGRDLRVFVVGQEIVGCMQRISKSGFKANYSLGGNVEPFDITPEIAKLALECTKIVNLDISGVDLLFGQDGYLICEANSSPGFKGMELATEEDIAKKIMHYAISKAKKFKTEATK; this is encoded by the coding sequence ATGAAAGGCTGGATACTTTATAAAAGAAATAGACAAGAATTAACGGCAAATGATCATGGTGTAAATCGCTTTCTGGCTGTTGCAAATAAACTGCAAATTGAACTTGAAGTGTTTAAGCCAGAGCAGTTTGAACTTATTGTTGCTAAACCAAAAGATCAAATAATTTTGCTTGATGGAAAAAAAACTTCTCTACCTGATTTTATTATACCACGTTTAGGTGCAGAAACTTCTTATCATGCGCTTAATGTTATTCGTCAATTAGAATTATTAGGGGTTTGTAGTATTAATACGTCCAAAGCAATTGAAACTGTAAAAGATAGAATGCGAGTTGGGCAATTATTAACCTATTATCAGTTACCAGTTCCTAAAACAATGACCCTTAATTTTCCTATTCCGTTAGAAACTATAAAAAAAGAAATTGGCTTCCCTTTGGTAATTAAGAATATGACTAGTGCGCGAGGTATTGGAGTTAGTTTGTGTGAGACTATTGAGTCTTTTCAAGATTTAATGGGACTTTTAGGTAATCAATTTAATCAACAGCTAGTAATTCAAGAGTTTATTGCAAACAGTTATGGAAGAGATTTACGCGTATTTGTAGTAGGGCAAGAAATAGTAGGTTGTATGCAACGTATTTCAAAATCAGGTTTTAAAGCTAATTACTCTCTTGGCGGCAATGTAGAACCTTTTGATATAACGCCTGAAATTGCTAAGTTAGCATTAGAATGTACAAAAATTGTTAATCTAGATATTTCTGGGGTCGATTTATTATTTGGCCAAGACGGATATCTGATTTGTGAAGCGAATTCATCACCTGGCTTTAAAGGAATGGAGCTAGCTACAGAAGAGGACATTGCAAAAAAAATTATGCATTATGCGATTAGTAAAGCGAAAAAGTTTAAAACTGAAGCCACTAAATGA
- the efp gene encoding elongation factor P — MATYSTNDLKNGLKVMVDNAPCSIIDCEFVKPGKGQAFTRVKIRNLKTGRVVERTFKSNETLPSADVADIEMQYLYNDGEQWHFMVQDTFEQYAVNKEILADAEQWLKEQDICVVTLWNNEPIQVTPPNFVILTITETDPGVRGDTSGGGGKPATLETGAVVRVPLFVQTGELIKVDTRKGEYVSRAKE, encoded by the coding sequence ATGGCCACTTATAGTACTAATGATTTAAAAAACGGTCTAAAAGTTATGGTTGATAATGCCCCCTGTAGCATTATTGATTGTGAATTTGTTAAACCTGGTAAAGGGCAAGCCTTTACTCGCGTTAAAATTCGTAACTTAAAAACTGGCCGTGTGGTCGAACGTACGTTTAAATCAAATGAAACATTACCCTCTGCTGATGTAGCAGATATTGAAATGCAATACTTATATAATGATGGTGAGCAATGGCATTTCATGGTCCAGGACACCTTTGAGCAATATGCTGTGAATAAAGAAATTTTAGCTGATGCTGAACAGTGGTTAAAAGAACAAGATATCTGTGTTGTCACTTTATGGAATAATGAACCTATTCAAGTTACACCACCTAATTTTGTTATTTTAACTATTACCGAAACGGACCCAGGTGTAAGGGGCGACACCTCAGGTGGTGGCGGTAAACCTGCCACATTGGAAACAGGTGCTGTAGTTAGAGTACCCCTATTCGTACAAACAGGCGAATTAATTAAAGTAGATACCCGTAAAGGTGAATACGTTTCTCGTGCTAAAGAATAA
- a CDS encoding MBOAT family O-acyltransferase: MVFSSLIFLFLFLPSVNLSYFLFLKRIRIQNLILALSSLVFYYWGEKDHIFIMLACIIINYLCGILINDSQDKKYRKFYLITSIVASLSLLIYFKYFNFFISTANQFLNLNITNFGKIALPLGISFYTFHSLSYVIDVYWKKFPAERNFINFVGYVSLFPQLVAGPIVRYCDIRHSFYRRYITLAGFRNGILRFCFGLGKKVLIANEVGRIADIVFNLPTMDLTFGIAWLGAIAYTLQIYFDFSGYSDMAIGIGLMFGFRYKENFRFPYNALSIQEFWRKWHISLSSWFRDYVYIPLGGNRKSKMRTYLNLLLVFGLCGFWHGASYTFIFWGLFHGLFLVLERTSFGVFLSHLPKFLRHAYVLVIVTIGWVFFREEQIGQAFSFLKVMFFTNDLSLTVIEESLNQMLMLIYFIGALLAFGTTEKIKDFLVAKQYKKWIVSYRQLSIFMALIILFIATLSLSNNSYNPFLYFKF, translated from the coding sequence ATGGTTTTTTCCTCTTTAATATTCTTATTTCTTTTTCTGCCGAGTGTTAATTTAAGTTATTTTCTTTTTCTTAAACGTATAAGAATTCAGAATCTTATACTAGCCTTATCAAGTTTAGTTTTTTACTATTGGGGAGAAAAAGATCATATTTTTATCATGTTGGCCTGCATTATTATTAATTATCTCTGTGGGATATTAATTAATGATAGTCAGGATAAAAAGTATCGAAAGTTTTATCTGATTACTTCAATTGTTGCTTCTTTAAGTTTATTAATTTATTTTAAATACTTTAATTTTTTTATATCAACTGCTAATCAATTTTTAAATTTAAATATTACCAATTTTGGCAAAATTGCCTTGCCTCTTGGTATTAGCTTTTATACTTTCCATTCGTTAAGCTATGTCATTGATGTTTATTGGAAAAAATTTCCAGCTGAAAGAAATTTTATTAATTTTGTTGGTTATGTATCTTTGTTTCCCCAGTTAGTTGCTGGTCCTATTGTGCGCTACTGTGATATTAGGCATTCTTTTTATCGACGTTATATTACTTTAGCTGGTTTTCGTAATGGCATCCTACGGTTTTGTTTCGGATTGGGTAAAAAAGTCCTTATTGCTAATGAAGTTGGCAGAATTGCAGATATAGTTTTTAACTTACCAACAATGGATTTAACATTTGGCATAGCTTGGCTAGGTGCTATTGCCTACACTCTCCAAATTTACTTTGATTTTTCTGGCTATTCTGATATGGCAATTGGGATTGGCCTTATGTTTGGTTTTAGATATAAAGAAAATTTTAGATTTCCTTATAATGCGTTATCTATTCAAGAATTTTGGCGTAAATGGCATATTTCTTTATCAAGTTGGTTTAGAGATTATGTGTATATTCCGCTTGGCGGAAATCGTAAATCAAAAATGCGCACCTATTTAAACTTATTGCTTGTTTTTGGCTTATGTGGCTTTTGGCATGGAGCAAGTTATACCTTTATTTTTTGGGGTCTTTTTCATGGATTATTTCTAGTTTTAGAAAGAACTTCTTTTGGTGTTTTTCTTAGTCATTTACCTAAGTTTCTACGGCATGCTTATGTATTGGTGATTGTAACAATAGGCTGGGTATTTTTTAGAGAGGAACAAATAGGTCAAGCCTTTTCCTTTCTTAAAGTTATGTTTTTTACTAATGATTTGAGTCTTACAGTCATAGAAGAATCATTAAATCAGATGTTAATGTTAATTTATTTTATAGGTGCTTTATTAGCATTTGGCACAACAGAAAAAATAAAAGATTTTTTAGTTGCTAAACAATATAAAAAGTGGATTGTGAGTTATAGACAACTAAGTATCTTTATGGCTTTAATAATCTTATTTATAGCGACCTTGTCGTTAAGTAATAATTCTTATAATCCATTTCTCTATTTTAAATTTTAA
- a CDS encoding sugar transferase, translating to MKNIQTGISTTSQLSKKPYDYVKRGIDILLSLLAIILFLPIYLIVAIWIMVDDSFPILFRQKRAGYLNKPFYIYKFRTMKLQQTSPITYFWKNGVPDDFVFKQPADKTYTANFTGIGTFLRKWSLDELPQFFNVLLGDMSLVGPRPELTEIANCYNKEQAIRLKVKPGITGWAQINGRSHINHGEKIKLDLDYVQNYSLWLDIKILFATLLKVIFKQGAV from the coding sequence ATGAAGAATATACAGACTGGGATAAGCACCACCTCACAGTTATCAAAAAAACCTTATGACTATGTTAAACGTGGAATAGATATCCTATTAAGCTTGCTTGCAATTATCTTATTTTTACCCATTTATTTAATTGTGGCTATTTGGATAATGGTTGATGATAGCTTTCCTATTTTATTTCGTCAGAAAAGAGCAGGTTATTTAAACAAGCCTTTTTACATTTATAAATTTCGTACCATGAAATTACAGCAAACAAGTCCTATCACTTATTTCTGGAAAAATGGCGTGCCAGATGATTTTGTCTTTAAACAACCAGCAGATAAGACTTATACTGCAAACTTTACTGGTATAGGCACATTTTTACGCAAATGGAGTTTAGATGAGCTACCGCAATTTTTTAATGTCTTACTTGGCGATATGAGTCTGGTTGGTCCTCGTCCTGAATTAACAGAAATTGCTAATTGTTATAATAAAGAACAAGCTATCCGCCTAAAGGTAAAACCAGGTATTACCGGTTGGGCACAAATTAATGGTCGCAGTCACATCAACCATGGAGAAAAAATAAAACTCGATTTAGACTATGTACAAAATTATAGCTTATGGCTAGATATTAAAATTTTATTTGCAACTTTACTTAAAGTTATATTTAAACAAGGTGCTGTTTAA
- a CDS encoding glycosyltransferase family 2 protein: protein MCTYNGERYLVEQLNSIVNQTHDNWELWISDDSSTDNTLHIISDYQHRYPGKLYLFNGPKKGFAANFLSLIFRIDKIGDYFAYADQDDIWDLSKLTRALNCLETKPQSIPTLYCSRTRLINEQGQEIGFSPFFHKDSGFRNALVQNIGGGNTMVFNYIAANLIKLTNKDASLIAHDWWTYLLITGAGGETFYDAYPTVNYRQHQANLIGGNRGWRARINRIKRLFQGQLKLWIDKNIEALLPLEDILTKENRLILHKFISARNSALILNVFKINRIGLYRQTSLGNLGLFVGSLFKKL, encoded by the coding sequence ATGTGTACCTATAACGGCGAACGTTATTTGGTTGAGCAACTTAATTCTATTGTGAACCAAACGCATGATAATTGGGAGCTTTGGATTTCAGACGATAGCTCAACGGACAACACCCTGCATATTATAAGTGACTATCAGCATCGCTATCCTGGTAAGCTTTATCTTTTTAATGGCCCTAAAAAAGGATTTGCAGCTAACTTTCTATCCTTAATCTTTCGAATTGATAAGATTGGTGACTACTTTGCATATGCTGATCAGGATGATATTTGGGATTTATCTAAATTAACTCGGGCACTTAACTGCTTAGAAACCAAACCTCAATCTATTCCTACCCTATATTGTTCTAGAACCAGGCTTATTAATGAACAGGGTCAAGAAATAGGGTTTTCCCCCTTTTTTCATAAAGATTCAGGGTTTCGCAATGCATTAGTTCAGAATATTGGTGGTGGTAATACCATGGTATTTAATTATATTGCCGCTAATCTTATTAAATTAACTAATAAGGACGCTTCGCTAATTGCACATGATTGGTGGACATACTTATTAATTACAGGAGCAGGTGGAGAAACATTTTATGACGCCTATCCTACGGTTAACTATCGGCAACACCAAGCCAATTTAATTGGTGGCAATAGAGGATGGCGGGCACGAATTAATAGAATTAAAAGACTGTTTCAGGGACAATTGAAACTGTGGATTGATAAGAATATTGAAGCATTGCTTCCTCTTGAGGATATTTTAACAAAAGAAAATAGATTGATACTCCACAAATTCATTTCTGCGAGAAATTCTGCCCTTATTTTAAATGTTTTTAAAATAAATCGCATTGGTCTTTATAGGCAAACATCTTTAGGCAATTTAGGTTTATTCGTTGGATCTTTATTTAAAAAACTCTAG